In the genome of Acidimicrobiia bacterium, the window ATATGGCACTCCGGATCCGCACCGGCGAACGAGGAATCGACGCCGTCTAGATCTCATGTCAACCCGGCCAGGCAAAGATGAGTTGGCCTCCCCGGATACGCTCCCGGGGAGGCCAACTCGCGTTCTGGCCACTACCCCTCAAGGTCCGAAGGTAACGGTCGCCAAGAGTTCTACCGGCATCTGAAGGGCGGGTCGGTTGTGAAAGGGATGCAGCCAATGGACAATGCATACGATGGGAAGAATGAAGATGCATCCCGACGAGATCTCAACGGACGTGGCTCTGGTACGACGCCTATTGTCGGAACAATTCCCACGCTGGGCTGATCTACCGATCGAGCCAGTCATCTCTTACGGCACCGACCACGACATCTATCGTCTTGGCAAAGTCCTCGCTGTCCGGTTGCCGCGTATCCCGTGGGCCACGACGCAGGCGGCGAAGGAGGCGGAATGGCTCCCCAGGATCGCTCCCCATGTGCCACTCGCCGTTCCCGTTCATCTCGCAATGGGTCAACCGGCCGAAGGCTTTCCCTTCGCTTGGTCGGTATACGAATGGCTACCAGGCGAGGAGGCTACCGGCAGGCTTGGAGACCTAGAGCAGGCAGCGGCCGACCTCGCTGGATTCGTGAAGGCGCTGCGACTGATTGATGCGTTCGGTGCGCCAATACGCGTCCCGGGCGCCCCCTGTCGGTCCCCCCAGCGAAACGAAGTGGAGCGTCCGGGGGGAAGGGCCCCATCGCCCTAGGTGATGGGCAGGGGGACTCGTCCCCAAACAACGGCACACGCAACGAGACACTTACACAACGA includes:
- a CDS encoding phosphotransferase, with amino-acid sequence MGRMKMHPDEISTDVALVRRLLSEQFPRWADLPIEPVISYGTDHDIYRLGKVLAVRLPRIPWATTQAAKEAEWLPRIAPHVPLAVPVHLAMGQPAEGFPFAWSVYEWLPGEEATGRLGDLEQAAADLAGFVKALRLIDAFGAPIRVPGAPCRSPQRNEVERPGGRAPSP